TTCTTGGATGACCTCTCTACTGCAAGACCTGCGCTACGCCCTGCGCAGCTATTCTCAGAGACCGGGCTTTACGGCCGTGGTGGCGCTGACTCTGGCTATCGGGATCGGGAGCAACGTGGCCATCTTCAGCGTGGCCAACGCGGTGCTCTTCAAGCCTCTGCCCTACCGCGACCCGCAGAATCTGGTGCTGATCTGGAACCGCGCCTCCAATGCCGAAGCCGGACGCTCGCTGGTTTCCGGACCCGACTTCCTCGACTATCAGGAACAGACCACCATGTTCGAGGACTTCGCCGGAGCCTTCGCCATCAACGGAACCATCACCGGCGAGGGACGCGCCGAGCAGCTCATGATGGGCTGGAGCACGGCCAATCTCTTCAAGGTGCTGGGCGTGACGCCCATCCTGGGGCGCGATTTCGAGGAGAAGGACGCCACCCCCATCGATCCTCAAGACATGATGGACCCCAACGTCCCGGTGCCCCCGGGAGTGCTGATCCTCAGCCATGCCCTGTGGCAGCAGCGGTTCGGGGGCCAGGAGTCGGTCATCGGGACGACCCTGGAACTG
The Acidobacteriota bacterium genome window above contains:
- a CDS encoding ABC transporter permease, with the protein product MTSLLQDLRYALRSYSQRPGFTAVVALTLAIGIGSNVAIFSVANAVLFKPLPYRDPQNLVLIWNRASNAEAGRSLVSGPDFLDYQEQTTMFEDFAGAFAINGTITGEGRAEQLMMGWSTANLFKVLGVTPILGRDFEEKDATPIDPQDMMDPNVPVPPGVLILSHALWQQRFGGQESVIGTTLELDGQRNTVVGVLPRDFRIYLPPDAGMPTNVDVWRVLPIAFDTNPRDAEWLTVVSRLKQGYSLAQAQQEMDALAARLRERHQFHANAGMQIELNSMHDDVVGHARPILFALLGA